One Streptomyces taklimakanensis DNA window includes the following coding sequences:
- a CDS encoding NAD(P)H-dependent oxidoreductase encodes MTRRRSVVVAGGGIGGLAAAAGLAARGFDVTVVERAGRIGAGGPGLVLHPDGMRAADALGGRVGARIRKAGHVTASDGVRVLMDSRGTVLAEGPVGAADRRPGAPRVLLLRSALHRILLDEALAAGAVVRPDTSVEGYAGRGESVSVHLSDDTTLGCGALVAADGIRSVVRRRMLDDGPPRYRGYTSVRGRARGPAFGGREHVVSGRGVRLAIVPAGGDALHWTAEITSPPGVWPALGGPGARRALLTALDGWYAPVTELVRGTDPGDIAVTDVHDRDPAPRWVDGRVALLGDAARLVVPTLGQGAGVALEDAVALVDAVVSCADIPAALAAYAHGRMERTAAVVLRSRRQGALDRGADPAVEERRDARTGAAGRRNADRADVVGREPRPRRPGRPRPPAAGHTTEGGKAMGTPHIVLVSGSLRAGSTSDRVADWCARRCVEHGATARVFTGAEIDFPAYRPGLEETHEGVADFLGELRRADGVVLVSPTYHATVSGLLKNALDFANDIGGPLPYLDGRAIGTVAVGTSSQGAASTLATLRTIGHALRGWPTPVGAAVSRVPAQPSEPGTEVSPEAERLMRMVSQVVWLGGVRAAGRPAALGAVA; translated from the coding sequence ATGACACGGCGCCGCAGCGTGGTCGTCGCGGGCGGTGGCATTGGCGGGCTGGCCGCGGCGGCGGGGCTCGCCGCGCGGGGTTTCGACGTCACCGTCGTCGAGCGCGCGGGGCGGATCGGTGCCGGTGGGCCCGGCCTGGTGCTCCACCCCGACGGGATGCGGGCCGCCGACGCGCTCGGCGGCCGCGTCGGAGCACGCATCCGGAAGGCCGGCCACGTCACCGCGTCCGACGGGGTGCGCGTGCTGATGGACAGCCGCGGCACCGTGCTCGCGGAGGGTCCCGTCGGCGCCGCGGACCGGCGGCCGGGGGCCCCACGGGTCCTCCTGCTCCGCTCCGCCCTGCACCGGATCCTCCTCGACGAGGCGCTGGCCGCGGGGGCGGTCGTGCGTCCGGACACCTCGGTGGAGGGGTACGCCGGGCGCGGCGAATCCGTCTCCGTGCACCTGTCCGACGACACCACACTCGGCTGCGGGGCACTGGTGGCCGCCGACGGCATCCGCTCGGTGGTGCGGCGGCGCATGCTGGACGACGGACCCCCGCGGTACCGCGGCTACACCTCGGTGCGCGGCCGTGCCCGCGGCCCCGCGTTCGGGGGGCGTGAACACGTCGTCAGCGGCCGGGGCGTCCGGCTGGCCATCGTCCCCGCCGGCGGGGACGCCCTCCACTGGACGGCCGAGATCACCTCACCGCCCGGAGTCTGGCCCGCCCTGGGCGGCCCCGGTGCCCGACGCGCGCTGCTCACGGCCCTGGACGGCTGGTACGCACCTGTCACCGAGCTGGTACGCGGCACCGACCCGGGGGACATCGCCGTCACCGACGTCCATGACCGCGACCCGGCGCCGCGCTGGGTCGACGGACGTGTGGCGCTGCTCGGCGACGCCGCCCGTCTGGTGGTTCCGACGCTCGGTCAGGGGGCCGGCGTGGCGCTGGAGGACGCGGTGGCGCTGGTCGACGCGGTGGTCTCGTGCGCCGACATCCCGGCGGCCCTGGCCGCCTACGCGCACGGGCGCATGGAGCGGACCGCCGCGGTGGTACTGCGGTCGCGCCGTCAGGGAGCGCTCGACCGGGGCGCGGACCCGGCGGTCGAGGAACGCCGCGACGCCCGCACGGGAGCCGCGGGCCGCAGGAACGCGGACCGCGCCGACGTCGTCGGCCGGGAACCGCGGCCGCGGCGCCCCGGCAGACCCCGCCCCCCGGCGGCGGGGCACACAACGGAAGGTGGCAAGGCCATGGGAACACCGCACATCGTCCTGGTCAGCGGATCGCTGCGGGCGGGCTCGACATCGGACCGGGTGGCCGACTGGTGTGCCCGGCGATGCGTCGAACACGGCGCGACGGCACGGGTCTTCACCGGTGCCGAGATCGACTTCCCGGCGTACCGGCCGGGGCTGGAGGAGACACACGAGGGCGTGGCGGACTTCCTCGGCGAGCTGCGCCGCGCCGACGGCGTGGTCCTGGTCTCGCCGACGTACCACGCCACCGTGTCGGGGCTGTTGAAGAACGCGCTCGACTTCGCGAACGACATCGGCGGGCCGCTGCCGTACCTGGACGGGCGCGCGATCGGCACGGTCGCGGTGGGCACCTCCTCCCAGGGGGCGGCCTCGACCCTCGCCACCCTGCGCACCATCGGGCACGCGCTGCGCGGCTGGCCGACGCCGGTGGGCGCGGCCGTGTCCCGGGTGCCGGCGCAACCGTCCGAGCCGGGCACCGAGGTCTCTCCCGAGGCCGAGCGGCTGATGCGCATGGTGTCGCAGGTGGTGTGGCTGGGCGGGGTGCGCGCGGCCGGCCGGCCGGCCGCGCTGGGGGCGGTCGCGTAG